The Plasmodium yoelii strain 17X genome assembly, chromosome: 14 DNA segment TGAGATATATTTAcaagtataaaaaattacaacaTACAGACCTTTAATTTACCACAATTAATATTAGACAAATAattgttaattaaatttcgaaaaaaaaaataaatatatcaaaacaATATATAGAATAGAGTTTATTTAAAATGACGTAAAGaggtatataaataattttacagccattaattttttttttcattttgtgcattttttttattttgtacatTTTTAGCTATTTCCACAGATGGCTATTTATGTGTGCATTTTGTGCAACCATTATGTAagtaatttaaaaataagaGAGTTTTACTTTTTTTGTACAAATAAGTTTGAAAATTTATGtgcttattttttcaaaatcgaaaatatattatcaacACAATTCATATTAAGAAATGTGTGATTTTAACAAAATTCCAGCctcaaaaaatgataaaaaataaggaaaaaatataggAAAAATAAGGGAAAAAATAAGGGAAAAATATGGGAAAAATAAAGACAAAATATAGGCAAAATATAGGCAAAAATAAGGGCAAAATATAGGCAAAATATAGGCAAAAATAAGGGCAAAATATAGGCAAAAATAAGGGCAAAATATAGGCAAAAATAAGGGCAAAATATAGGCAAAAATGTCGCTAGCTATTAAAGCCAAATATTCTTAAAACTTTAGCTACtgagaaaataaaatgtgcATATTTCAATTCAACTGTTGTGTAACTTTATATACTTACATATGAAATATGGTGATAAAATATTGAGGATAAAataacaaacaaaatataaataataatttccaatatatacatattaaatattttttatgtttttaagATTTATGTTTCGCAACTTAACAGTTCTGtctcatttatttataaaacatattgGAAATTAttcaacaaaaaaataatataatccctatatatatatatatatatatatatatgtccatccattaaaattataactaCATAaagatatacatatattgtaatatttttatttttcattattgtATTTGCTAAGCAATTTTGCCAGTAGGGTTATCATCTCAAAAGATAATTTCGAGGGTTTCATTTTAAGAATAGAAAATACTAAAGTCgagttatttattttgtttgtgGTTGATTATTATTGCATATTTTGTTTAACTTATTCAATAAcgttttatttgtttaactTATTCaataatgttttatttaactTATTCAATagtgttttatttttatttttatttttttaatgtatgAACAAATTAGTCAAAAACGGGAATAATTTTTGAAATTGCaattaaatatgttaaaaaaatatttttttttatgaaattttagtttaaaaaaaaaaaaaaaaaattatttatattttagcATTTCAGTAAGAAaagaaatggaaaataaaacagtagatcataattttcatttaattaAAGACTTAAAaccatttttaaataacatTTCTTTACAatgtttaattttaaaatatatagatgaCCCTCCagatcatataaataatataataaaatatcattaCCATGTAGCAGACAAAAGTGGTTCTGTTATTTTATGCATTCCTCAAAATTTTATACAAGAAGagttagaaaaatataatatagatattttaAATGATGATATTGATGATTCAGTAGAATTACATGAGAATAGAGAATTTGATacatttgaaaatactaataCACTAAACGATAAAATCCAATATaatcataatataaataaaaaacctaataatttaaaaattatgaaatatttttttcgagTTGGTGATATTCTCAAAATTACTGGAGCTGTAACTACTTGGTCGATGGGGAAAATGGTATTTCGCAAATTAGTGAACAAATTGGAATAAtagtgtttttttttttttttttttttatgatagtGTGTATATagtacaaaataaatatgtacaatTCTATACTAAATAATTTAGCAAATTTttcacaaaataatatttatatatttgtcttattttttttgctcTATTTTTTAGGTAATAATGCCAAATACAAGATCAAAGAAAAACAACTCTCAGGAAATTCGAGGGTCAATTGAAAGACTTGGCTTTTTTGTTATGAATATAAATGAAGAACCAAATATAagtaatataataatttcaacaaccgaaaaaaaatatcaagatAATCGTCaatcaaattatataattcgtaacaatgttataaataaaacattatataattttaaaaaaaataaatctagTAAATATGACATATTTcctttatttaataatgataatatgcTATAAATTGGGTATACAAGTTTATAAAATTcgataaaatttaaaaaaatggaaaatgattttttttcgtattttttataagttaACATATTTGCTGGATAGTTAAAATGTGTTCCAGCTTTTGTTTGtgatatatacatgtatttttttttaagtcaattttttattcaaaaaaaaaaaaatgaataattaaCCATtgtgaatatatatacaacatACAAGTTGTTGTCATAACAAGACGAACAATTTTTAGGGAATAGTAGAAATGTGATAATATAGCAtaattgaatttttttatttttttattctaattttttatttttttattttttatttttagcaTATTGTTAGTATGataatagttaaaaaaaaaaaaaaaaaaatgataattatgTGTAAGAATATAATTTGTCCAAattataaatctaaaaagaGTTTGCTTTTCATTGGGTCTGTTACTAAAGaataatcataataataaatatattgttcaTCATGATTTAAGGTTGTAGTATATCCTATGGGGGCTTCACATTCATTACATAATATTCGATATTGTATTTCTATTCCATTTTGCCTTTTAATaggtatttttttattttgtgttttatgaaattttttattaataaatttaaatattggGAAAATTATAGAATTGTCAACATTTCTTATAggcaatttatttatatttatttcacttATTAAACAATTATTTCCacataaaaaacaaaaataaactaTAAATTCTGTTTCAAGTTTATTAATTGAACTATCTTTTGatgtataatttaatattttaaattttttctGCTTTGAATTATCATTTTGTGCTTCTTGATCGTTCtgagcttttctcttaatatCAAGTAGGCTTATTTCGTCAGCAGCATTTTTTTCgttaatatcatttttttcgttaatatcatttttttcgttagcagcatttttttccattttataaAACTTCAAAGGAGTTATTTCAGTTGCTTTGCATTTTCATCTTTCGCTTCGTTACTGCTTTacctttttaatttattttattattcttttttttttttattttttttatttttttttttttttttttttttttttttacaatttttcatTCACACCCAACTTGGCAAAGCACAATgattatttttgaaaaatttttaagttggattgtttttgaaaaattttaagttggactatttttataattagtTATATTTTCAGTCAATTTTTTGTCATAATAAATAAACGGCCCGtcacatatatacatgtagTAGTATATGTATGTGCATTGATACAATGCTTTATATgggtattatatttttatatattaggcataaatttttattaatagatTTATTTTAGACGATTTAAAgacattataaatataagcaAAACATTTGCATATAATTTAGTAAAATATAAAGCAAAAcatttcatataatttagtaAAATGTAAGATGACAACTTTATTTaaggatgaaaaaaaagggaaaatgaaaaaaatatgatatttattttgcttgCGGATTTGTGAtggtattatataaattattaaatattggGACTAAATGTGttttttttggaaataaaatattataaagttgtagcattatatatgcatatatatatatatatttttttttttgtgggGCCTGATATtggtattatataaatacaataatTTGGCATCAGGTTTTTATACTTGCGTTTGAACGAAATGTATAAACAGTCAATAAATAGTTTGAtggtaaaaaaaacaatttctAAAAATGagagaaatataataaaagatatattattaattacaGTTATAGGGATAGTAGTAAAAATATTGTGTATAGTATATACAATAATATGTAGTAGacttataaataattataagttTAGTCTGGATTTATTATGTTTTGGAAATGAGGGAAGTTTgtggaaatatattaaatatttttcttattgGGATGgagaatattttttaaaattatcactAAATGAAacagaatatatatatgaacataATCATGCCTTTTTTCCAGCATTACCCATAATTTTAagaattatacaaaaattattaaaaaatttatttccaAATATTACTAGCTCTTGttcaatttatatttttttagctataattacaaatttgtttttttttactattggTACTATtggtatttatttattcccattaatttattttcaaaatgtgAAAAGAAAAGAGAGAGAACAAGAtgacaatataaaaaaaacggaaaaaaaaaatgatgaaaattcattatataatacattaaataatgatacttgttattatttatatcatataaataGTTGGGAAGAATGTAAAcgttttagtttttttttgtctttattatatatttttagtattGGGAATATACACACAATTTCTTTTTATAATGAAAGTATTTTTAGCTGTTTTTCAATATGGggatttaattttttaaaattatcattaaataattataagttcaattttatttttgaaatattaGCAGtagtgtttttttttatagcttCTTGTTTTAGATCAAATggcatattgtttttaataccgctttttttttataatttatattcatGTAAATTTGTTAGACATTGCGTTAAGTTATGGAAAATAAGTGTAGAAGATCGTCATGGCAATGCTGACCATGCTGACAATGCTGATAATGCTGATAAtggtgataataataatggcgATAATAATAGCGAGCTCGGGtgcaataaaaatataatattttcttatttttgcACACAAAGAATTATAtgctttttaatattttggtTAAAAGCATTATGTGAAgcattaattataatatttccactttttatttttcagcTTTATtcatatcatttatattgtatAGAACATAATGATTTGTGGacaaatcaaaataaaaaattttatttttttttaataaatttttttaaaaatccaatctcatattttaatatatggagttatgataatatacaaaaaataaacagACCATGGTGCGAAAAAGTTATACCTTTTTCTTATAGTTATATACAGAAAAAATATTGGAATgtcaaatttttaaaaattatattcgaTCCAGATTTTAAGATATTTTATTCAGCacctatatattttatatcatatcatagtataattaatttttttaagaataataaattttaccCTTTCAAAACATTAGTTTTATATAACCCATTTTTTATGGCTAtaacacatttattttttttaacaacttacatattattatttgctcATAATGAGGTTAGTGTTGTGTTACTACATAAGacacatataataaaatatatacacgCATTAGTTTAATATTTGcatgatattttttatataatttttgtattattatttttttatttatgtttttttttttcaccttTTTTCAGATTATATTACGATTAATTTTAGGCTGTCCCGTTTTCTACTTAcattatgcatatttattaaaatattttaagaaatggaattttcttttattcattaatttgttatatttttttgtgggCCCACCATTATTTGGAGCATATATAGCTTGGAcgtaaattatattaaaagttTGGaaacatattaaattattaggGGAAGGATACTATAAAATAAGCATTTATTGCAAATATTCCCACGTATttgtctatatatttttttttcacattttttttcacattttttttcacatttttttcgcgtttaataattataaaagagTATAAATGAATGTATACACAAAACTATATAACATTGAGAAATTCAAGGAGATGAAATAAcgataaaaattaaaaaattgaaaaatcaCATTCATTCAAAGGGTGTGGTAtgcacatgtatatataatatgctgCAGATTGTATCCCTTATATAAtcaaatcattttttatttcaactttttttattttagctagttttattttagctatatttttttactacatttttttagctacatttttttagctacatttttttagctacatttttttagctacatttttttagctatatttttttagctatatttttttgctaCATTTTTTAGCTAGTTTTAAAATTGAGATTGACTCTTAGGATAATTTGgctataaataaaacattatattttttgaatttcaGGTTTGAAAAAGGTGTAAAAtgatcatttttttattatccttGAATAGTGGATGGATGAATActttaaaaaagttaaatgggatttgtttttttttcttcatataAGCTACCTTTATTAAACATTCCGCCGAATGTAATTTGGTCTTTTTTTCTTGCTTCTTTTAATTTGGCTATACATAGCTCATAACTATTTCTAATATCTAAATTTTTTGGATTTAATGATGCagctttatataaatttattttggcTTCTTCTAAAAATCCAAAATTCATATTTGCAACTcctaatttatataaacctttaacattatttttgtcCAATTTAAGGACTTTCGATGCATGTTCAATAGCATTTGGAtaatctttatttttattgtaacAAGtagataaatttaaattacaaataatttgaatgttttgttttttttctaataattcATCTTCCCATTCATCTGTGTGCATGAAATAGTCAAGagcttctttatattttgcaatggcttcatttatttcattttttttaaaaaattcatttcCTTCATCTTTTAATTCAAATGCTGCTTGTATTTTTTCCTCATCGGTAtaatcataaatattttttttagcttcTTTAAAACTTAATAATTCAatttcaaaaattaaaacactATTTCCTGGAATAGTTTCTCCACATCCTTCTTTTCCATATCCATATTTACTATCCAAACGAACTGaacatttttcattttttttcatcgaAGCTACACATATATCCCATCCTTTAATAACTTCACCATTTCCTAAATGAAATTTAAATGGAACATCTCTCTGTCGAGATGAATCAAAAATTGAACCATCGCTTTCTAACTTTCCTACATAATGTACTGTAACttcatttcctttttttggTACATTTTCTTCTCCTTCATCTCCTTTTCgtaatattgttttaattACCCCTCCATCATCTGTTAAATGAATTTTTTCTagattttcaatattttcaatattttccatttttaatatgctttataaattatattccatATGAATGATATATGAGGTATGTGTTtatcacatatatatttatagtatCATGCAACTGTTTcaataattttgataatatatataacgaaaataatataaatatactttTGTAATATTTTAAGCTAAAATAATTTGGGGAGTGGAATCatgaaaaatgttaaaaaaattgaaaataataataaaaatgattctTTAGAATATATAGAGGcctttatataaaatatttttgtaaaaaaaaaaataatatatgcaaaaatgtgaattttgtatattattaaataagaGGAAAAAATTATCGGGGATTATAGAATTGTTGTATCAATGAATGGaacacatatttattatatcccTATTTTTAATACCTATTTTTATATGCCTATTTTTGTATACCTATTTTTAATACCTATTTTTAATACCTATTTTTATATGCCTATTTTTGTATACCTATTTATTGTATGCCTAAAGAGTGATGTTATTATAAGTGTAAATCGaataaataatgttatagGATGTAATATAGAGGaagtataaaattataaaaaaaaaaaacatattctTATTGTATTGCATTATTTTGAGGGAATGTacttatatacaaaaaaatgttgaaaTAGTTTGTCGAAAAATTATACATGTATAACATTTGGTTTTGTAAGATTTTAattgaattttattttcttttaaaataaatatttacactACTACTActtgattattattttatttttcaaataaaataatgaaaaaaaatgtatttaaaTTATCCAAAATAAACCCTGAAGAGCGATGTCACTTTTATTTGCGTGTATGTATaagtgtaaaaatatatgtaaccCCCATTATTGTacgtatttttataaatcatataacattatttaaacgttaaatatattttaaataaaattgctgaaaattatttatctacatttaaggaaatattatttttatatttccaaatcacatgtttttatttattatatttttttgtggtACTATTGTAAGAGTATGAAATTGTATAGCCATAAGTTATGGGATAAATGtgtttatttattgtatGATTGATACTATTGTGTTGTATCACAGTTtttaacttttatttttctttaatataataagtacaaaataatataaatagcGTTCTACATGttcataaataaattttaaaacatgCACAATTTAGCTAATATTGCATGAAAAATTATGACTTggtcataaaaaataagacaCTATAACAATTTTTGTAGTTAAATAAATGAGGATAAAAAAATGCAATAAAACAAGCATTAATATATTGATACATAAAACATTGTGTTATATGAAATTTGCTTTAAAAAACATACATTTTAACAAACTATTTTTAACCTTAAATGTTCATATTGCTAATAAAAgggatacatatatttataatataaacaaaataaatgagCTATTAAATGGTTTAGGAACTTTTATTGTGTATTGATTAAATAGAGGAAACATATATAGGGATGTACATAATATGTATTAACTGCTTAGTGGCATtaaaagggaaaaaataaacCTTTTCCCAATATGggaaaataaatttgtttgttttGTTCGGCTTTATTTTGTTCGGCTTTATTTTGTTCGGCTTTATTTTGTTCGGCTTTATTTTGTACGGCTTTATTTTTGAAGTTAATTCATGATAAATTATTGAATATGACTTAAAGAAATTACAATAAATGTGTGTATGACCATCATATTCAAAGTTGCACATATTTAAgcctttttttaattatgtaGCAAGTTATTGAGAAAACAAAGACAAGcagatatatatatgtgcatatattaaaaatggttaaaaaaaggaataaacttatttttacattttccTTATACCTTAAAAATTTTCccttaataaaaaaattagcaTATATGTTATGAACgtgtataaaataaataaaaattatatgatacagtatttatataattaattcatatattaacaatatataatcaatatgttaatatgaaataacatgcataacaaaaaaaaaaaaaaaaaaaaatgtataacatatattatgcatattaaaatatttaaaaaattgtaaaatattaCAATACAGTTCGCACACAAAATGTATTAAgaatatatagtttatttatttttcttaaatttttttatctttttttatttttatagtaaaattaataaaaatgaagaaaatgtaaTTTTGTAGcttttattccattttttttaatatgtatatagatatatatgttttacaTGTTCAAAAGATTGCATGTATGTTATtagtttaaaaatatatgcacaaattagtaaaataacattttatGCGTTTGTTTAATTCTTATTCCTCcttatatcttttatttgattttgtCGCTTTAAAATGCatttttgattttatattgtaatatatatgtagagTGCAATGTGTGtgtgtttttttataattttaatgttctttaaattattgccttttatgtaaaattaataaattaagaaaataaattaaaatttaaaggtgtataaacaaattattatatatataatatatttttgtaaatgtACATACACAAAAAGTAGTATGTTTGTAAAAgtgcatattatatatactctataatatatgcataaattatatgtcattattttttttaaagaaaaatatttgcCTTATATATGTGGTATGCACATGTAAATATGTTGCCTAATATTTATGCATTCATATGAAAGTTTTAATAGCTATGTAAATAATTATGCATAGccattatatgtatatacatgttTTAAGCAactgttttaaaaaaaaaataaaatacattttaATGTCTTCTGCTTTTCAATTCCCCCAATATATGGGTTATATGCATACTTGCTGATATGAAAAATTTGTATCCCCCCGTTgtttatgttatatatatatatacatatatatttatttatatacatatttatttatatatatatatttatttatttattgtacATGTGTGTgccttttttaatataataaaaatttttgtGATGATAATATTGGTATTGTAATATCGAAGAGAATATTTAATGTCTATTTGTCTGAATACGaaaattgcatatattaatatatttgtgcataattttttttggtatttttgtacatttttattctatactataatttattatgtattattaaatgTGCAGAAACagttttaatattaaaaaaaaaaatatttttttcatttataataATCTGTATGATTTGAAggataaattatatataccttTGTATGGCAgtatagatatatttattaaattttaactCACTAATTTATgttagatatattttctgaAATAAAAGGAatgctttaaaaaaataaaaattgttttttcaaatttattcaaaaaaaatgttaaaattaaAGAGTATATGTACAACACTTATAGgaggaaaaatatatgaaataaatggAAAGACAATTAAGGAAGATAAATTAATATCTGAAGGGGCATATTCATTTGTTTATTTAGCAAATGATTTAAAcacaaataaaacatatacaataaaaaaaacaatatgtcaaaataaagaaaaattagaaatggcaaaaaaagaaataaatatattaaaaagcTTACCAcctcataaaaatatagtacAATATTATGGATcaacaataataaatgaaaataattataaaatagttATTATGTTAATGGAATATTGTGAAAGAggtaatttattaaatatatttgaaaagaataaagataaaataaaagaatttcatattattaaaatattaaaagatataataagtggtttaaattttttacacACACAAGAAATACCAATAATACACAGAGAtataaaattagaaaatattttatgtgATAAAAacaatgtatataaaatatgtgatTTTTGTTCACATACAGTATCAAAATCATTTTTTcctaatgatttaaaaaaaaatgaattaaatttaCTAAAATATGAGATTGAACGTGATACAACAATATATTATAGGCCACCAGAATTGATAGATTTATATTCAAATGGGGAAATATCTACAAAAGTAGATATATGGATGGTAggatgtatattatatttattgttatttggatttcatCCATTTCAAGGAAGTATTTCAACAAACATTAACAGAACAGATGATGAAAATGTAGATATAAATACAAGCAATAATAGTTTTTTGTCTATTTTAAATGGAAGTTTTGTAATTCCACATGTAACCAAATATTCAAAAAGAATtatatcaatattattaatgaCATTGGATAAAAATCCTCAAATTCGAATTTCTTCTTCTACACTTTTGTTAATATTAGAAAATTATGGAGATTTGAAATCTTGGTTTATGCATATACCGTTAGATATTAAAAAGCtagttaataaaatttttgaaaaaataaatgaacttaatattaataataaaaatgatgaactTATTGAAGTTTCAAGTgataaaacaataaatattaaaataaaatcacaaagatataaacaaaattcaAATACAAATTCTTATAATGGTATTACATCTGCTAGTAATACTACTGGTGGGTTTTTTAAATATCTTACTCCTGTActatttaagaaaaaaacatctgatgtaattttattagaaaataaaaaaaataatactaataaaaTTGAATCTAATACAAAACAACCAGAAGAAAAGGTTGAGGAGAAGAATAATATTCCTACTACAATTGTTGATAATTCAAATTtagacaaaaataaaaatgaaaaagataatGTTAAATTATTAAGTATCGAGAGTATTACAAAAGATGATTCTATAATGATagatacaaatataaataatagtcCAAAAGAAAATACTAATTTAGTAAAAGATCAagcatttattaaaaatgtagataatataaaagatgctgataaagatataaatttatttgatttgaatgaaacaataaatactaatattaatgataatagtaaaaatggagaaaataCTACTATTAATAGTGACGGAGAattaaattatgataattttaattttgcatttaattatgataatttaattgatgaaaaaaatgttgaTTTATTTGAGATTGGATACAATGGAAACTTAGGATgtttacataaaaataatatgagcATGGGTTTTTTTGattcttctttttcattagataaagaaaataataatattgttaATAAGCATAgtcataattttaatgaacaaattttaaaggaatctttatttaatagtGATTATTCTTCGTTAAATAACGTTTCAGATTATTTCGAAAAAAATTcaaactataacaataaCGGATTTAATAACAACGGATTTAATAACAACGGATTTAATAACAACGGATTTAATAACAACGGATTTAATAATATGGGctattttgataataataaaaatgactCACCAAATTCCTTTCATTTTGatatttcaaataaaaaaacggaaataaaatattcttaCGACACTAATGATTTTGTTTCTGAAAAtccaaaaaacaaaaattttatagcatcagataaaaatgataaattttcCGAACTTCTTGATGAGTTTCAAAAGATATCtatcaaataaaattaagtCTTTTTAAAATTGATAAGACATTTCGTGTGTGCAGTTCAATCACAAATTATGTTATTTGGCTAGCTAGGTgtgtgcaaaaaaaaaaaaaaaaaaaaagtacaaAATAAGCCTGTACCGTTAATGTTAGTAGTGCAATTTTTCGGGGGAattaaattatcaaaaataaattaataaaaaaggggtagataatatattaatttttttgaagcTAAAAGAGGAAAAGTTATAATTAGAAATGGATCTATAAGAAAATGATGCAACAAGTGGTATATTGATGAGTGTATCGTAATCGTGATGTTTATTAAAGTTCGCGGAAAATTTCGTGTCCACATAAGGCTTCAAACTGCGCTGGAAACTGGGTTGGCTAGCCACGTTTTACTTTCATCACTATCTACTATTTTATCCATCACTATCTACTATTTATCTACTATTTATCTACTattttattgattttttattctatttatttttatttattagcTTTATCGGCGTTGTTACCACCTTTTCAAGAGTCCTCTTGAATATGCGAAAGGAAAGTGTTACAAAGGTGTGTAATTCCTTCGTGTTTATATTCCGTTTTTATGCATGGTATAATTTGAAtgggtatatttttttggagaaggta contains these protein-coding regions:
- a CDS encoding serine/threonine protein kinase, putative; this encodes MLKLKSICTTLIGGKIYEINGKTIKEDKLISEGAYSFVYLANDLNTNKTYTIKKTICQNKEKLEMAKKEINILKSLPPHKNIVQYYGSTIINENNYKIVIMLMEYCERGNLLNIFEKNKDKIKEFHIIKILKDIISGLNFLHTQEIPIIHRDIKLENILCDKNNVYKICDFCSHTVSKSFFPNDLKKNELNLLKYEIERDTTIYYRPPELIDLYSNGEISTKVDIWMVGCILYLLLFGFHPFQGSISTNINRTDDENVDINTSNNSFLSILNGSFVIPHVTKYSKRIISILLMTLDKNPQIRISSSTLLLILENYGDLKSWFMHIPLDIKKLVNKIFEKINELNINNKNDELIEVSSDKTINIKIKSQRYKQNSNTNSYNGITSASNTTGGFFKYLTPVLFKKKTSDVILLENKKNNTNKIESNTKQPEEKVEEKNNIPTTIVDNSNLDKNKNEKDNVKLLSIESITKDDSIMIDTNINNSPKENTNLVKDQAFIKNVDNIKDADKDINLFDLNETINTNINDNSKNGENTTINSDGELNYDNFNFAFNYDNLIDEKNVDLFEIGYNGNLGCLHKNNMSMGFFDSSFSLDKENNNIVNKHSHNFNEQILKESLFNSDYSSLNNVSDYFEKNSNYNNNGFNNNGFNNNGFNNNGFNNNGFNNMGYFDNNKNDSPNSFHFDISNKKTEIKYSYDTNDFVSENPKNKNFIASDKNDKFSELLDEFQKISIK
- a CDS encoding GPI mannosyltransferase 2, putative → MYKQSINSLMVKKTISKNERNIIKDILLITVIGIVVKILCIVYTIICSRLINNYKFSLDLLCFGNEGSLWKYIKYFSYWDGEYFLKLSLNETEYIYEHNHAFFPALPIILRIIQKLLKNLFPNITSSCSIYIFLAIITNLFFFTIGTIGIYLFPLIYFQNVKRKEREQDDNIKKTEKKNDENSLYNTLNNDTCYYLYHINSWEECKRFSFFLSLLYIFSIGNIHTISFYNESIFSCFSIWGFNFLKLSLNNYKFNFIFEILAVVFFFIASCFRSNGILFLIPLFFYNLYSCKFVRHCVKLWKISVEDRHGNADHADNADNADNGDNNNGDNNSELGCNKNIIFSYFCTQRIICFLIFWLKALCEALIIIFPLFIFQLYSYHLYCIEHNDLWTNQNKKFYFFLINFFKNPISYFNIWSYDNIQKINRPWCEKVIPFSYSYIQKKYWNVKFLKIIFDPDFKIFYSAPIYFISYHSIINFFKNNKFYPFKTLVLYNPFFMAITHLFFLTTYILLFAHNEIILRLILGCPVFYLHYAYLLKYFKKWNFLLFINLLYFFVGPPLFGAYIAWT